Genomic window ([Eubacterium] hominis):
GCGATAGTGCATGGGAAAGTATGTCGTCTTTTGTGATGGCATTATCACATAGCGCAGAAGATTTTTATGAAGGCTGGATGAAAAACAAAAAGTCTGCGATGATATCCTGTAACGATGGGTTTCGCCCTGTTAGCTTTTTAATAGAAGCATTAGATGAAGATGCAGAAAATGAATTATAAGTGTCTGAAAATTGGGCACTTTTTTTCTATAGAGATATAAGAAAAAATGATATACTAAAGGTAAATATGGAGGTGTTTTATGATACATATTTATCACGGTTCAGGAAAAGGTAAAACAACTACTGCACTTGGTCTTGCGATACGCATGGCAGGTCATCACAAAAAATGTCTGATCGCGCAATTTTTGAAAGATGGCACAAGTGGGGAAATCATCTTCTTAAAAAATCAATCCCATATAGATGTACGATATCATTATCCATTTAAAAAGTTTTACTTTCAAATGGATGAAACAGAAAAGACAAAGTGTATAATAGCCCAACAACAGCTATGGCAGGAAGTAACATCATCTACTGGATATGATTGTATAATTTTAGATGAGATACTGGATGTAATTGGTTTGGAAATGATTTCCTTAGAACGTGTTTTAAAATTTTTAATAGAAAACCATGACACAAAAGAAATTGTATTAACTGGAAGAAATCCAGACGCAAGATTAAAAGAATTATGCGATTATGAAACGGAAATGATTGCGAAAAAGCACCCATATGATCAAAATATACCAGCCAGAAAAGGAGTGGAATATTAAGAATAAGATATGAGTTATGTTTTAGGAATGGATAAGATAAAAGAAGGTGAAAGTATTGAAATTAATTGTATTTATATCAATAATAGTGGTAGCAATTAGATTTATACATTTTATGAATTTAAAAATGAAATCAAATTTATCTAATCAGGAATTAAAAAAGAGTTTAAAGGATAAACCATGGAGAATATCAGAGTATGATGAGATTGTTGCTTCTAAATTGACAAGTAAGGAAATCAAAACAATGATCGATTCAGAAATTAAATTAAATATTCTTGAATTATTAAAACAAAATGGGTTTCATAAAGTTTCAAAAACCAGACAGCGTTATTGTAAGATTTACCATGAGCTTGTATATGAGATAGGAGTAACATCTATTAGGAAAACAAATAAAGGCATTCGTAAATTGAAAGGTTATGTTTACCCATTATGTATGGTATATTATGATGAAAAAAGTGATGAGTCGTTTTGTAAAGTCGCAGCTGAAAAGAACTTTCCT
Coding sequences:
- a CDS encoding TIGR04076 family protein; the protein is MKKCKITVMRVACYQDLMAQYENPIEHACDMKEGMVFITNGWCKPEGMCDSAWESMSSFVMALSHSAEDFYEGWMKNKKSAMISCNDGFRPVSFLIEALDEDAENEL
- a CDS encoding cob(I)yrinic acid a,c-diamide adenosyltransferase; translation: MIHIYHGSGKGKTTTALGLAIRMAGHHKKCLIAQFLKDGTSGEIIFLKNQSHIDVRYHYPFKKFYFQMDETEKTKCIIAQQQLWQEVTSSTGYDCIILDEILDVIGLEMISLERVLKFLIENHDTKEIVLTGRNPDARLKELCDYETEMIAKKHPYDQNIPARKGVEY